The Persephonella sp. IF05-L8 genome contains a region encoding:
- a CDS encoding c-type cytochrome, whose product MKKLTAGLTILCLSMTSFAAIDGKKIFEENSCPMCHKETKDAIGPSLKTISEFYKNNPKQLMQFFKGQTDPIVWPDRFDMMKTQMGKFKAMSEEELKALIDYILKY is encoded by the coding sequence ATGAAGAAGTTGACGGCAGGGTTAACTATACTGTGTTTGAGTATGACATCTTTTGCTGCTATAGACGGAAAAAAAATATTTGAAGAAAATTCCTGTCCTATGTGTCATAAAGAAACTAAAGATGCTATCGGACCTTCTCTAAAGACAATATCAGAATTTTATAAAAATAACCCTAAACAACTTATGCAGTTCTTTAAAGGGCAGACTGACCCAATAGTGTGGCCAGATAGATTTGACATGATGAAAACACAAATGGGCAAGTTCAAAGCAATGAGTGAGGAAGAATTAAAAGCATTAATTGATTATATACTAAAATATTAA
- a CDS encoding cytochrome c3 family protein: protein MFLNRAFMFLLGILFTAQAGIVNTKHNLSVTGPGTIKAVSETEICVFCHIPHNEREGTPLWNRKMPTSVYTLYDSEFINRIEYPAPEQPSEVEGQPGIISRQCLSCHDGTVAIGAVYIVRGTELGNTVIQMQNVNPDGTLPSNLRTFIGTDLSMHHPVAIEYNPDIQKTFGDGSIKTIELKNPLPDPPIKLYNYGGKKYVECTSCHDPHKENKQFLRVDVGNLAQDFKKTCISCHDKPGWTTSAHNTDTRTYTDTGVNQHYGEGSPVSVADLGCGNCHKPHNVPPYPPSGKPLLRKPEEQTCFSGAASQSNLAPCHGSGGAKDIDSLLPPNRTYGHPVKTISDIHTVLDVLYGFTSNENDPAGTYTIKFSDSKHSECVDCHNPHRASKGTHAQNADPSGWYPQNPTNTVSNVLAGVYGIEPVWPAARWTQPSNFNTMAEAQKEYQVCMKCHSKWALGDSPTGDCLTQFISEQSNITLTDQACEFNPYNRSAHPVVMSTNDMLALGGRYADPLTANQLLPPWNTNVGNQTMYCTDCHGAEAEDGIDPRGPHGSSIKFMLKGPNTNWPTKPDGTLYTTGDVKNGTTDGLFCVNCHDLTQAEVHMMWRPMPMRSIACVECHVAVPHGSPVSRLIGYETMPEPYNYRYNGVLQLKMRGFKWNNIMRNTDAYAPSCGGGRRCHNTNAGGYDTYP from the coding sequence ATGTTCTTAAATAGAGCTTTTATGTTTTTACTGGGAATATTATTTACGGCACAAGCTGGTATCGTTAATACAAAGCATAATCTTTCAGTAACTGGACCTGGGACAATAAAAGCTGTTTCTGAAACAGAAATATGTGTATTTTGCCACATTCCTCACAACGAAAGAGAAGGAACTCCCCTCTGGAACAGAAAAATGCCCACTTCTGTTTATACTCTTTATGATAGTGAATTTATCAACCGTATAGAATATCCTGCACCTGAGCAACCTTCTGAGGTAGAAGGACAGCCTGGAATTATTTCAAGACAATGTCTTTCCTGTCATGATGGGACTGTTGCCATTGGTGCTGTTTATATAGTTAGAGGAACAGAGCTTGGCAACACTGTAATACAAATGCAAAATGTTAATCCTGATGGAACATTACCATCTAACTTAAGAACTTTTATAGGTACAGACCTTTCCATGCATCACCCTGTTGCCATTGAATACAACCCCGATATACAAAAAACCTTTGGTGATGGTAGCATAAAAACTATTGAACTAAAAAATCCCCTTCCTGACCCACCTATTAAACTTTATAATTATGGCGGAAAAAAATATGTTGAATGTACTTCCTGCCACGACCCACATAAAGAAAATAAACAATTTTTGAGGGTGGATGTCGGAAACCTTGCACAGGACTTTAAAAAAACATGTATTTCCTGTCATGATAAACCTGGATGGACAACCAGTGCCCACAATACAGATACCAGAACTTACACGGACACTGGTGTAAACCAGCACTATGGAGAAGGTTCTCCAGTATCGGTAGCAGATTTAGGTTGTGGTAATTGTCATAAACCACACAATGTTCCCCCATATCCTCCCTCTGGTAAACCCCTTTTAAGAAAACCTGAAGAACAGACCTGTTTTTCAGGTGCAGCAAGTCAGAGCAATCTTGCCCCCTGTCATGGTTCAGGAGGTGCAAAGGATATAGATTCCCTTCTACCTCCTAACAGGACATATGGGCACCCAGTTAAGACTATATCAGATATACATACTGTTCTTGATGTTTTATATGGCTTTACTTCTAACGAAAATGACCCAGCAGGAACATATACTATCAAATTTTCAGACTCTAAACATTCTGAATGTGTTGATTGCCATAACCCCCATAGAGCAAGTAAAGGAACACATGCCCAGAACGCAGACCCTTCCGGATGGTATCCTCAAAATCCTACAAACACTGTATCAAATGTATTAGCAGGGGTTTATGGTATAGAACCAGTATGGCCTGCTGCAAGATGGACACAACCCTCTAATTTTAATACTATGGCAGAGGCTCAAAAAGAGTATCAGGTATGTATGAAGTGTCATTCAAAATGGGCACTTGGGGATTCCCCTACAGGAGATTGCCTAACCCAATTCATATCCGAACAATCTAATATAACCTTAACAGACCAGGCTTGCGAATTTAATCCTTATAATAGGTCAGCTCATCCTGTTGTTATGTCAACAAATGATATGCTTGCTCTGGGAGGAAGATACGCTGACCCTCTAACAGCCAATCAACTACTTCCTCCTTGGAATACAAATGTAGGAAATCAAACAATGTACTGTACAGATTGTCATGGAGCGGAAGCCGAGGATGGCATTGACCCACGAGGACCTCATGGTTCATCCATTAAATTTATGCTAAAAGGACCTAATACCAACTGGCCTACCAAACCTGACGGTACACTGTATACCACAGGAGATGTAAAAAACGGAACAACCGATGGACTATTTTGTGTAAACTGTCATGATTTAACTCAGGCAGAAGTTCATATGATGTGGAGACCAATGCCTATGCGTTCAATAGCCTGTGTGGAATGTCACGTTGCTGTACCACACGGTTCACCTGTATCCAGACTTATAGGTTATGAAACTATGCCAGAACCTTATAACTATCGCTATAATGGTGTCCTCCAACTTAAGATGAGAGGATTTAAGTGGAATAATATAATGAGAAATACAGATGCCTATGCACCATCTTGTGGTGGTGGTCGTAGATGTCATAACACTAATGCAGGAGGCTATGATACCTATCCGTAA
- a CDS encoding 6-bladed beta-propeller, with protein MRLIILFMLLLSWIVNATELVWPPPPEKPKIKWVRSIEKLEDIGAKKGFFSKLADLLFGEEKKMMVKPFGSFIKGEKLYFTDTGSKSVFIFDFKEKKFSVIDHIGDYQLISPIDVAVDDKGKIYVSDSVLGTVFITNEDGDFLGKIGSNLIVRPTGLALDSKRKRLYIVDTLKGKIYVVSLKSKKLIMKIGKIGNEPGQFNRPTFLTIDKEGNIYVSDSMNARIQIFNPEGKFITMFGERGTTIGSLANPRGIAVDSDGNIYIADTLLSAIQVFNKKGELLLVIGHYGTNKGEFAFPVDISISPDDYIFVSDSYNMRIQVFRYLKGGK; from the coding sequence ATGAGATTAATTATCCTTTTTATGCTCCTTCTTAGCTGGATTGTAAATGCAACAGAACTTGTCTGGCCTCCTCCTCCAGAAAAACCAAAAATAAAATGGGTCAGGTCTATAGAAAAATTAGAAGATATAGGAGCTAAAAAAGGTTTCTTTTCCAAGTTGGCAGACCTGCTTTTTGGTGAAGAAAAAAAGATGATGGTAAAACCTTTTGGTTCTTTTATAAAAGGAGAAAAACTATATTTTACAGATACAGGCTCAAAATCTGTTTTTATATTTGATTTTAAAGAAAAGAAATTTTCTGTTATAGACCATATAGGAGATTATCAGCTAATTTCTCCGATAGATGTTGCTGTTGATGATAAAGGGAAAATATATGTATCTGACTCTGTCTTAGGAACAGTTTTTATAACAAATGAGGATGGAGATTTTTTAGGTAAAATAGGTTCAAATTTAATTGTAAGACCAACTGGCCTTGCCTTAGATAGCAAGAGAAAAAGATTATATATTGTTGATACTTTAAAAGGGAAAATTTATGTGGTTTCCCTAAAAAGCAAAAAGCTCATTATGAAAATAGGAAAAATTGGAAATGAACCTGGACAGTTTAACAGACCAACATTTTTAACTATAGACAAAGAAGGGAATATATATGTTTCCGATTCTATGAACGCCCGCATTCAAATTTTCAACCCTGAAGGAAAGTTTATAACAATGTTTGGAGAAAGAGGAACAACGATAGGAAGTCTGGCAAATCCAAGAGGTATAGCTGTTGACAGTGATGGCAATATATATATTGCTGATACTCTTTTGTCAGCTATACAGGTATTTAATAAAAAAGGAGAACTCCTTCTGGTTATAGGTCATTATGGAACAAACAAAGGGGAATTTGCCTTTCCTGTAGATATTTCAATATCCCCAGACGATTATATATTTGTTTCTGATTCTTATAACATGAGGATACAGGTTTTCAGGTATTTAAAAGGGGGTAAGTAG
- a CDS encoding SPOR domain-containing protein, with protein MKKGYLITAIFTGAALANITTLNYFATAASASVQSYQPEKSKPENPTPIAKKKVVHKEDIYRVKAILAQAEKSWAKEKFETKVKDFYYSLQLGTFKKKEYAQQFLQKLPPEIRENAFIYPTDEGYYTVRYGLFDNYKLLKDVQKEISINSIIVKTDISRIIEEKPVVKKADKKKTEITQKKKIKTPEEKPVEEEVKIVPEFEEEDISIFEEEKPQIPLYKKIAGALLFIPAYMITHKQRGFWGKVEFTYKIEDYNDKYRKTKRNSFRQYYELNYEGYVYSPRLLTYKLGGNFSREDSTTKYEDLKSETTSKLLGYDIELNFLKSSRFPINLYAKKSEAPLWYTYYDRTSYVERKTDSYGFYGNVRFDISYFNYGYRHTKSKSIGLDFREDRKSEEYLLAYGRTLSNKNLNISLKKNIDDYTQQYTTSTRNVYQDINNFLLNYRWRTGEKSNLLANARYYSNSYTNLKDYTGNVNYQWSPSEKLNTNFSFSATRSEGTNYNLTFFSFNENLNYKMNDNWNLSHNLILFTSSGTNTEQKLINTGVNINYNKAVSEKFSYFGGAGVSSQAETGNINRVGGTVSLHAGLVKRFDFLNSSFSLSGSTSQYKSSKNDRNNTYNFNERFLAYLTNNFQFEHYINYYYQDSKYYRTTGGFSETTYDNLEISNAIRYYRMLGWKGKLNASLGIKYYTGKNRTERTYPFGNLTINYKFARNLLYKMSIDVYRDSYYNADYAILKSGLDYKYRSLHFKWDLQYFYENNDNYGERRNYITMFKVYRMF; from the coding sequence ATGAAAAAAGGATATCTGATTACTGCAATCTTTACTGGTGCGGCACTGGCAAATATAACTACTTTGAATTACTTTGCTACGGCGGCCTCTGCATCTGTACAGAGTTATCAACCAGAAAAAAGTAAGCCAGAAAATCCCACACCTATAGCAAAAAAGAAAGTCGTTCATAAAGAAGATATTTATAGAGTAAAAGCTATTCTTGCTCAGGCTGAAAAATCATGGGCTAAAGAAAAATTTGAAACAAAAGTAAAAGATTTTTACTATTCGCTTCAGCTTGGTACTTTTAAGAAAAAAGAATACGCTCAGCAATTTCTTCAAAAATTACCTCCTGAGATAAGGGAAAATGCTTTTATATACCCTACAGATGAAGGATACTACACTGTTAGATATGGTCTTTTTGATAATTATAAATTACTAAAAGATGTTCAGAAGGAAATCAGTATAAACTCAATTATAGTAAAAACTGATATATCAAGAATTATAGAAGAAAAACCTGTTGTAAAAAAAGCAGACAAGAAAAAAACCGAAATTACCCAAAAGAAAAAAATAAAAACTCCGGAAGAAAAGCCTGTTGAGGAAGAGGTAAAAATAGTCCCTGAATTTGAAGAAGAAGATATAAGTATATTTGAAGAAGAAAAACCCCAAATACCACTTTACAAAAAAATTGCTGGTGCCCTCTTATTTATTCCTGCTTACATGATTACACACAAGCAAAGAGGTTTCTGGGGAAAAGTAGAATTTACATACAAAATAGAAGACTATAACGACAAATACAGAAAAACTAAAAGAAATTCTTTCAGACAGTATTACGAACTTAATTATGAAGGTTATGTTTATAGTCCCCGCCTTCTTACCTATAAACTGGGAGGTAATTTTTCCAGAGAAGACTCTACTACCAAATATGAAGATTTAAAATCAGAGACCACATCAAAATTATTAGGCTATGATATTGAACTGAACTTTCTTAAATCAAGCAGATTTCCTATAAATCTATATGCTAAAAAATCTGAAGCTCCTTTATGGTATACCTATTACGACAGAACATCTTATGTAGAAAGAAAAACAGACAGTTATGGATTTTATGGAAATGTTAGATTTGATATCTCATATTTTAATTATGGATACAGACATACCAAATCTAAATCAATTGGTTTAGATTTTAGAGAGGACAGAAAAAGTGAAGAGTATTTACTTGCATATGGAAGAACACTTTCAAACAAAAACCTGAATATATCCCTCAAAAAAAATATTGATGATTACACCCAGCAATACACAACTTCTACCAGAAATGTATATCAGGATATCAATAACTTTCTCTTAAATTACAGATGGAGAACAGGAGAAAAATCCAATTTATTAGCAAATGCAAGGTATTATTCCAACTCTTACACAAATCTGAAAGATTATACAGGAAATGTTAATTACCAGTGGAGCCCTTCTGAAAAACTTAATACAAATTTCAGTTTTTCTGCTACAAGGTCAGAAGGTACAAACTATAACCTAACTTTTTTCTCTTTTAATGAAAATTTAAACTACAAAATGAATGACAACTGGAACCTCAGCCATAACCTCATCTTATTTACATCTTCCGGCACAAATACAGAGCAAAAACTTATTAATACAGGTGTAAACATAAATTACAATAAAGCAGTCAGTGAAAAATTTTCTTACTTTGGAGGTGCAGGGGTTTCAAGTCAGGCTGAAACAGGTAATATAAATAGGGTTGGAGGAACTGTATCCCTTCACGCTGGCCTTGTAAAAAGATTTGATTTTCTCAATTCCTCTTTCAGTTTAAGTGGTTCTACATCCCAGTATAAATCTTCCAAAAATGATAGGAATAATACTTACAATTTTAATGAAAGATTTTTAGCTTATCTTACAAACAATTTTCAGTTTGAACATTATATAAACTATTACTACCAGGATAGCAAATATTACAGAACCACAGGTGGATTTTCTGAAACAACTTACGACAACCTGGAAATATCCAATGCCATCAGATACTACAGAATGCTTGGCTGGAAAGGAAAACTAAATGCAAGTTTAGGGATAAAATACTATACAGGAAAAAATAGAACTGAAAGAACATATCCTTTTGGCAATCTTACTATAAATTATAAATTCGCAAGAAATCTACTTTATAAAATGTCAATAGATGTTTATAGAGATTCCTATTATAACGCAGACTATGCCATCCTAAAATCAGGTCTTGATTATAAGTATAGGAGCCTTCATTTCAAATGGGATTTACAATACTTTTATGAAAACAATGATAATTATGGGGAAAGACGCAACTACATAACAATGTTTAAGGTCTATAGAATGTTTTGA
- a CDS encoding peptidylprolyl isomerase: MKKIIYLILSLFITAHAYQEFSWDIDPKLDKKVVATVGKEKITEMDVRRYMKVILPMNYYHKSLTEEKLKDVRKKALEALINRELLYYEAKKKGIKVKDEQVENIINQMAKKYKSKENLEKLLKQTGITLDRFKLELKKRLAIEKLLSKYVKVNITEKELKEYYQKNKFKFKEPPSVKVKYIYIKIDPSKKNGKKLAREKAEKAYKELKEGKDFGDVAYRYSDDLSRIKGGDLGFVHKGRFDKEVEDVIYKLKPGQFSEIIETDIGFHIVKVEDKRPERIVSFEKIKDKLKKELEEKYRKEKFEQLINDAKKDLKVVIYEK; the protein is encoded by the coding sequence ATGAAAAAAATAATCTATCTTATTCTATCTTTATTTATTACAGCACACGCTTATCAGGAGTTTAGCTGGGACATTGACCCAAAATTAGACAAAAAGGTGGTTGCCACTGTAGGTAAAGAAAAAATAACAGAAATGGATGTCCGTAGATACATGAAAGTTATTCTCCCTATGAATTACTATCACAAATCCCTTACTGAAGAAAAACTAAAAGATGTGAGGAAAAAGGCATTAGAGGCTCTTATTAATAGAGAACTCCTCTATTATGAAGCAAAGAAGAAAGGAATTAAGGTTAAAGATGAGCAGGTAGAAAACATCATAAATCAGATGGCAAAAAAATATAAATCCAAAGAAAATCTTGAAAAATTACTAAAGCAAACCGGAATAACTTTAGACCGTTTTAAATTAGAACTTAAAAAAAGACTGGCTATAGAAAAACTCCTTTCAAAATATGTTAAAGTGAACATAACAGAAAAAGAACTAAAAGAATATTACCAAAAAAACAAATTTAAGTTCAAAGAACCTCCATCAGTAAAAGTAAAATACATATACATAAAAATTGACCCATCAAAAAAGAATGGAAAAAAATTAGCACGGGAAAAAGCAGAAAAAGCCTACAAAGAACTTAAAGAGGGAAAAGATTTTGGTGATGTTGCATACCGCTATTCAGACGACCTCAGTAGAATAAAAGGAGGAGACCTGGGATTTGTACACAAAGGTAGATTTGATAAAGAAGTTGAAGATGTTATTTATAAACTCAAACCAGGTCAATTTAGTGAAATAATAGAAACAGATATCGGCTTCCATATTGTAAAAGTAGAAGATAAAAGGCCTGAACGCATAGTATCTTTTGAAAAAATCAAAGACAAACTGAAAAAAGAACTTGAAGAAAAATACCGTAAAGAAAAATTTGAACAACTAATAAATGACGCCAAGAAGGATTTGAAAGTTGTGATTTATGAAAAATAA
- a CDS encoding 6-bladed beta-propeller → MLYKKTLLLLLLISLFYTAKGKELLFPEPKDGIKPKIKYLGQIPPEIQEKEGGFLEFLIGKDDTFEQMDFVGKIYGVISVKDFVFFTDTTHGIVLSYNLLTKSLKTLNFPIRLSLPMCLAYSKKLNVLFVSDAKLKKVFGFNKDGKLVFAVGKRGEFKKPVGIAVDDRLERVYIVDTFGHKVKVYDFNGNFIGSFGKRGDKDGEFNFPTNIAINRNNSYIYITDTQMFRVQVFNKDFEHILTIGGNGNIPGRFSRPKGIGVDSDGNIYVVDAAFNNIQVFNIEGEVLYYIGEAGTEPAKFLLPAGLYVDDKDRIFVVDSLNKRIQIFQYLKEKR, encoded by the coding sequence ATGCTATATAAGAAAACATTATTACTGCTTCTATTAATAAGTTTATTCTATACAGCAAAAGGGAAAGAACTTCTGTTCCCAGAGCCTAAGGACGGAATTAAACCTAAAATAAAATATCTGGGTCAGATACCACCGGAAATTCAAGAAAAAGAAGGAGGTTTTCTGGAATTTCTCATAGGTAAAGATGATACCTTTGAACAGATGGATTTTGTTGGAAAGATATATGGAGTTATATCTGTAAAAGATTTTGTTTTTTTTACAGACACTACCCATGGAATAGTTCTTTCTTATAACCTTCTTACAAAAAGCCTTAAAACTTTGAATTTTCCTATAAGACTTTCACTTCCTATGTGTCTGGCTTATTCAAAAAAATTAAATGTTTTATTTGTATCTGATGCCAAACTTAAAAAAGTTTTTGGTTTTAACAAAGATGGAAAACTTGTATTTGCAGTAGGAAAGAGAGGGGAATTCAAAAAACCTGTAGGTATTGCTGTTGATGATAGATTAGAGAGAGTTTATATAGTTGATACCTTTGGTCATAAAGTTAAAGTATATGATTTTAACGGAAATTTTATAGGAAGCTTCGGAAAAAGAGGAGATAAAGATGGGGAGTTTAATTTCCCCACAAATATAGCTATTAATCGGAACAATAGTTATATTTATATTACAGACACACAGATGTTCAGGGTTCAGGTTTTCAATAAGGATTTTGAGCATATCCTAACAATAGGAGGGAATGGAAACATACCAGGAAGATTTTCCAGACCAAAAGGAATTGGCGTAGATAGTGATGGAAATATCTATGTAGTGGATGCTGCATTTAATAATATACAAGTATTCAATATAGAGGGAGAAGTTCTCTACTATATAGGAGAAGCCGGTACCGAACCTGCAAAATTCCTGCTACCTGCAGGACTTTATGTTGATGATAAAGACAGAATTTTTGTAGTTGATTCGTTAAACAAAAGAATACAAATATTCCAATATTTAAAGGAGAAAAGATGA
- a CDS encoding cytochrome c3 family protein, giving the protein MLPFYILFFVFLNGLIYAVDFPELPFSENAEYEKGIRSTKHNLAEFDGRVLNPNIMEDYPLSLCAWCHTQNINVSFIGVEYKWDPQKTVEKFPVYAQAKNGTLFRNISPSSMLCLSCHDGANAPNIVFGKSDNGASVHSHPVFIIYKQNVDHLKSLDSPLIGWEGKKHFVYDLVKDYNDRIQCASCHDPHSPNPLFLRTTNKGSRLCRGCHAI; this is encoded by the coding sequence ATGCTTCCTTTTTATATTCTTTTCTTTGTTTTCTTAAATGGGTTAATATACGCTGTTGATTTTCCTGAATTACCTTTTAGTGAAAATGCTGAGTACGAGAAAGGGATTAGAAGCACAAAACACAATCTTGCAGAGTTTGATGGTAGGGTTCTTAATCCAAACATAATGGAAGACTACCCGCTTTCTCTTTGTGCATGGTGTCACACTCAAAACATTAACGTATCCTTTATAGGAGTAGAATATAAATGGGACCCTCAAAAAACCGTTGAGAAATTCCCTGTTTATGCTCAGGCGAAAAATGGAACTCTATTTAGGAATATATCTCCTTCATCTATGTTATGTCTTAGCTGTCATGATGGTGCAAACGCTCCCAATATAGTTTTTGGAAAATCTGATAATGGAGCCAGTGTTCATAGCCATCCCGTATTTATCATATATAAACAGAACGTAGACCATTTAAAGTCTTTGGATAGTCCTCTAATTGGATGGGAAGGAAAAAAACATTTTGTATATGATTTGGTTAAGGATTATAACGATAGAATACAGTGCGCAAGCTGTCATGACCCACATTCTCCTAATCCCTTGTTTTTAAGAACAACTAATAAGGGAAGTAGGCTTTGTAGAGGCTGTCATGCTATATAA
- a CDS encoding 6-bladed beta-propeller has product MSRQVILKTIGLFFIGIIIYSCGGAKKPAKIEKVFWPPPPEEPRILYLGSYHGESDFKGKSALDVLLGEPDNEISRNLIKPYGVAARFGKIFAGDTVAAVVFVIDPKNKKISFIGDKPMGKLRIPVGIDIDKKGRVYVADAKNQRVFVYDFKGKLLTAIGETEGPGKLLRPAGITLNEKNQRIYIVDVLDHNVKVYSIKDGKFLFAFGKRGKGDGEFNFPTNIAIDRRNGNIAVVDTMNFRVQIFDKDGNFLRTFGRLGIVPGTFSRPKGIGIDSEGHIYVVDAAFNNIQIFDDKGNLLLFIGKFGSGPGEFNLPAGLYIDRADRIYVADSMNRRIQVFQYISEAWKKKYPEKYKELKLYKPEFLNKTKTKEQ; this is encoded by the coding sequence ATGTCACGCCAAGTAATACTTAAGACTATAGGCTTATTTTTTATAGGAATTATTATTTACTCATGTGGAGGGGCTAAGAAGCCTGCAAAAATAGAGAAGGTGTTCTGGCCTCCTCCACCTGAAGAACCCAGAATACTATACCTGGGAAGCTATCACGGTGAGTCTGACTTTAAAGGTAAAAGTGCACTTGATGTTCTGCTTGGCGAACCGGATAATGAAATATCCCGAAATCTTATAAAGCCTTACGGTGTAGCAGCCAGGTTTGGAAAAATATTTGCTGGGGATACTGTGGCTGCAGTAGTCTTTGTTATTGACCCTAAAAACAAAAAAATATCTTTCATAGGCGACAAGCCTATGGGAAAATTAAGAATACCTGTTGGTATAGATATAGACAAAAAAGGTAGAGTTTATGTAGCTGATGCAAAAAATCAGAGGGTATTTGTTTACGATTTTAAAGGTAAATTACTTACTGCTATAGGAGAAACAGAGGGACCAGGAAAACTTTTAAGACCTGCCGGTATAACTTTAAACGAAAAAAATCAGCGTATTTATATAGTTGATGTTCTTGACCACAACGTAAAAGTTTACTCCATAAAAGATGGAAAGTTTCTCTTTGCTTTTGGAAAAAGAGGAAAAGGAGATGGAGAATTTAATTTTCCCACAAATATTGCTATAGACCGAAGAAATGGTAATATAGCAGTAGTTGATACTATGAACTTTAGAGTTCAAATATTTGATAAAGATGGTAATTTCTTAAGAACATTTGGACGATTGGGAATTGTCCCTGGAACATTTTCAAGACCTAAAGGCATTGGTATAGATAGTGAGGGACATATATATGTGGTAGATGCTGCATTTAATAATATTCAGATTTTTGACGACAAAGGAAATCTCTTATTATTCATAGGTAAATTTGGCTCTGGACCAGGAGAGTTTAATCTCCCTGCAGGACTTTATATTGATAGAGCCGATAGAATTTATGTGGCTGATTCTATGAACAGAAGAATTCAGGTATTTCAGTATATTAGTGAAGCATGGAAGAAAAAATATCCTGAAAAATACAAAGAATTAAAGCTTTATAAACCGGAGTTTCTTAACAAGACTAAAACTAAGGAACAGTAA
- a CDS encoding cytochrome c3 family protein, with amino-acid sequence MKRLILAGIIASVGLLTASSMAVIDGSAHDLADPNNKIRAADPNDVNGEICVFCHTPHGSNTDFVGAPLWNKQITTTTTYQVYGGGQTTAGTTVGQPGDVSMACLSCHDGVNAINSIINMPGGGFTNPQLVAFTLDGGVSTIPTGTAATMPTDSRGYIGTDLRNDHPVGVVYTEGVASLRPTTEPLPWDSNKTIASLLRNNKVECVSCHDPHKGENDAFLRAPNTNSQLCTTCHAK; translated from the coding sequence ATGAAGAGATTAATTTTGGCCGGCATCATTGCTTCTGTCGGGCTTCTGACAGCTTCATCAATGGCAGTAATTGATGGCTCAGCACACGACCTGGCAGACCCTAACAACAAAATTAGAGCTGCTGACCCAAATGATGTGAATGGTGAAATCTGTGTGTTCTGTCATACTCCTCACGGTTCTAATACTGATTTTGTTGGAGCACCTCTATGGAACAAACAAATCACTACAACCACAACTTACCAGGTATACGGTGGAGGACAAACAACAGCTGGAACAACTGTTGGCCAACCAGGAGATGTCTCTATGGCATGTCTTTCCTGTCATGACGGTGTTAACGCGATTAACTCTATAATCAACATGCCTGGTGGAGGATTTACAAATCCACAACTTGTTGCGTTCACATTGGATGGAGGAGTATCTACCATACCAACTGGTACTGCAGCTACCATGCCAACTGATAGTAGAGGATACATAGGAACAGACCTTAGAAACGACCACCCTGTTGGTGTAGTATATACTGAAGGAGTAGCAAGCTTAAGACCTACAACAGAACCTCTTCCATGGGATAGTAACAAAACAATAGCAAGTCTTCTCAGAAACAATAAAGTTGAATGTGTTTCCTGTCACGACCCTCATAAAGGTGAAAATGATGCATTCCTGAGAGCTCCTAACACTAATAGCCAGCTTTGTACGACATGTCACGCCAAGTAA